The window NNNNNNNNNNNNNNNNNNNNNNNNNNNNNNNNNNNNNNNNNNNNNNNNNNNNNNNNNNNNNNNNNNNNNNNNNNNNNNNNNNNNNNNNNNNNNNNNNNNNNNNNNNNNNNNNNNNNNNNNNNNNNNNNNNNNNNNNNNNNNNNNNNNNNNNNNNNNNNNNNNNNNNNNNNNNNNNNNNNNNNNNNNNNNNNNNNNNNNNNNNNNNNNNNNNNNNNNNNNNNNNNNNNNNNNNNNNNNNNNNNNNNNNNNNNNNNNNNNNNNNNNNNNNNNNNNNNNNNNNNNNNNNNNNNNNNNNNNNNNNNNNNNNNNNNNNNNNNNNNNNNNNNNNNNNNNNNNNNNNNNNNNNNNNNNNNNNNNNNNNNNNNNNNNNacgaagccggggcgggtcgctagtttggTTTACAATTTGATAGGGataaaactgttattattatacccTTTGGCTAGTTTAGAGGATAAAAAAGATGTCTCATTTTGCCTACATAGAATATGAACGATTTTTCAATAAGAAATTGCAAATATAGACAAATATTGACAATAAGGCATATATTGCGCATCATCATcaatcagcccgttgcagtccactgctggacataagcctTATTATTGCAAAGATATAATATTGCGCATGTCCTGATTAAATCGAAACGTAAATTgacaaaccaaaataaattgGCTTCCAATTTAATGTTCCGATAACATCAACAGGATGCGAatgttttagttgtttttttaatcccGCAACCGATTACtgtgattatttaaaaatgctcACAAACACGTAGAGACGGTATCGAAGTAATGCACTTTGTATGCCATTTGACCCCGCTTGTTAATCAGCGATAACCCTTAGCCTGTCAACGCGCGCtacgtaattataaattataatatttttatgtgacatAATTAACGTGCCACGGAACAGAgctttaagataaaaatacacaataaacaTGCGTGTTTCTCATGTGGCAAACAGGAAAGAAATTTTTTGTACTGGCGAATTAAAACCAAGAAGCAAGTGTCGCCCCAAAGCAGGTTTCTAAACATCCTGGTTAGGCTATGCAAATCTACATGAACGTCGTCTCTGTATTATCGTTATCGctgtttttaaatgataaatatgttCCTGTCCATTGAGGGAAGGAAAAATACCTCTTTGACcaacatattataatgaaatgacaagggaaatgtattttttatgcgaataacttattgtaaacagttACCTTAAGGAAGTAAAGcgtgtgatttcatttagtaactcgatgtcaaaatgatgccgtgtaatataatattaaatcaatgtaaaaatgtttaagagCGGAAATATTTGCCGTATGTGTTCGCTGAATCTTTCTTTAGTAActgtaatcataatatatataaaaaaaactgattttgttTGAGGTAAATCTTCTTCTAAAACTTCCTATACAACTTaatgataaatatgtttttttccaaCAGCGTAATATGCTTAGAGCAACAGAAAACCCTGTACGTTCCTGTGCCACGTCTACAGAACGGGTTCCTGAACCGCCTGGAGCTGCCCGAGGGAGAGACAGGCCCCGCCGCCATCAGGAAGGCAGTCTCGCGCAACGGAATGGAGACTTATGGCAAACCTATTGGTGAGTTTTGCTATTGGATTGATTAAAATctgataacatatttttttatcacatgtTCAGTTTAGAATGAAGCTTCTCCCTTCCTAGTTTAGTGTTAAAAGTTATCATCCATTTGTCTTAGCTGCCTGGAAACTATTATATTCGttaattataatcgattatGTCAGTAATTTCTTCAGAACCCCATATCTTCAagaatactaatataatattttgttttaggcaTAGAAGATTCCGTTACACTTGACTTGGTCGTGATGGGCTCTGTGGCTGTCTCCAAGGAGGGATATCGCATTGGCAAAGGCAGAGGTATGATTATCATCTCTGTTAAATCATGTCATTTTCGTTTATGATCCATTGTAAtaggttttattatgatttttgagTTTCTGGTTCTGGGATCtgcctgtgtataaccggtttCAGATaggtcagtcgacattatctgGAGCCCAcctcgcttaccatcaggtgcagtaggttCACCTTAACCGTGCCTGTACAAAAAGGCTTTTCCATCTCAATAATTTGTTTCATTCAATGCGTTACGGATATGATGTACTGTTGCAGGTTACGGCGACCTGGAGTTCGGTCTGATGATGCACATGAAGGCGATCAAGTCGGACACGATAGTCGCTACCACTGTGCACGACTGCCAAGTGTTCGACACACTGCCCGCCGAGCTGTTCGGCCCACACGACGTTCCCATAGATATTATCATCACACCGACACAGGTATTCATTATTTCCACGGACTATCCTCGGCGGATACTATTGCGAAATcatttatttgcatataatattgtattgaaagGTGTTCAGTGCTGACTAATGGGTGTTGGTCACTTACGATTCGTTTAAAGATCTGCTTGAAAGATTACCTTATACTACCAAAAATAAGGCCCTGAGAGCTTTAAGAGTTGTTCGAATAAAGAATTCCTATTGGCTCTTATAGCGACAATTAAAACGTACCAACATATCCATTTAAATTTACGTGCAAGTTCGTTCTGTCACACATTGTGAAAACAAATCCCGTTGCTAAATTCCATTCTTTCTTTTtgtcaataatatatatttataattaaacctatttttttttgtttcgattGTATCtatgcattataataatatattgttaggtGATCGAGACGCAGCGTATGAGCCAGCGGCCTGTTGGTATCCTGTGGCACTTGCTGTCCAACCGACGAGTGCAGCTGATGCCCGTGCTGGGACAGCTGCGCGAGATCGAAATGCTGTAAGCAAAAACTTtaacatagatatatttaatatatattataatcaaacttGAGCAAGTTAAGTTGATTTGTCGGTAACTTgtggtaatattaataaatcataatttcgTTGAAAATTTAGGCTATGCTacttaaattttcatttttaaatattggtatGAAAGTAATTTCACTGTCATTCATATTTCTaatctataattattgtaataacgTTTGGGCTTAGTCCGCGTGTTGGTTAAAACTTACTTATTTTGTCATAACGTAGCTAGCTATGTAACATTTTCTAAAAGCAAAGAAGGTATAACAACTACTCTATTTCCCAAAACGAACGTGTTGATGTAAGATAGTAGTGtgtgtaaattgtaaaaatggTGTGTTGTGTAGCGCGGGCCGCGCGTGCACGCTGCAGGAGCTGGACACGGACGTGGACGAGCGCGCCGCCACGCGCACTCGCCGGCTGCGCAGGCGCACGCGCTCGCACAAAAGCCACAGCGAGGGAGAGGTgactaaagttttataaattactagctgacccatcagacgttgtcccgtcttaactatgaatttgcagcgcgcattctgtcaatcgctgacagatATTTCAAACagttgacagttatataaaatgaatattttcgttaagtcttcttaaattttctaatttttcgcgcaattttttgaatttttctttcataagaactttctcctaataataacaaacacacaaaaaaaaatagtgatatcggtccagccgttcacgcgtgatggcgtgaccaagggcaatagggattaattttatatatatagcttttgcccgcggctccgcccgcgttataaagtttttcaggctaaagttttccgttataaaagtagtagtttcccgggagcctttgttcttcccagggtctcaaactgtctccataccaaatttcatcttaatacgttgggtagtttttga of the Manduca sexta isolate Smith_Timp_Sample1 chromosome 18, JHU_Msex_v1.0, whole genome shotgun sequence genome contains:
- the LOC119189669 gene encoding methenyltetrahydrofolate synthase domain-containing protein-like encodes the protein MINMFFSNSVICLEQQKTLYVPVPRLQNGFLNRLELPEGETGPAAIRKAVSRNGMETYGKPIGIEDSVTLDLVVMGSVAVSKEGYRIGKGRGYGDLEFGLMMHMKAIKSDTIVATTVHDCQVFDTLPAELFGPHDVPIDIIITPTQVIETQRMSQRPVGILWHLLSNRRVQLMPVLGQLREIEMLAGRACTLQELDTDVDERAATRTRRLRRRTRSHKSHSEGEGNTTEGEEGKTPGKPRRSARRRNSNKSAGKEPKEGKEGETKPRRPRRQRPVIDFSVKISNISPNTRVRDLKQALSERGVKPQIMVWKGFRGFCYLHFFKPSPQKGEGDTGAPAAASMDSVLAALAQMSLGGSGGSAPDGAADAPDKPRLLCVEPAPPRQPQPAAEVH